From one Nematostella vectensis chromosome 7, jaNemVect1.1, whole genome shotgun sequence genomic stretch:
- the LOC5508242 gene encoding uncharacterized protein LOC5508242 isoform X1 produces MKMASRQSCLHLEIFLLLIASALGDLYLSNSVNLYVDGSKGKDVDSCGAQIEPCKTVQFAVGRSLQTAARSAMITVASGLYTGQSIRVECKDGHPGAYVIRGDSAHDVTLTFSLDIRECNFTFSNILWTTTNSTNALLINPVASILSMHNCTFQNSRFSIVSSGSDLQLTHTRTSNCTGWIEGSPTFSVSSLSGRDSTVFISDCSFAHNRGTILSAKDLDQVLLKDSSFTNNKIGSQGSLIQASAQNVTLSSSIFYQNTGSVLKIAVVGVTGMSSTIFKDNVVLGGSLIEVTDEGLVDIDDSSFLGTYGTAVAPVLNVKSKVTKVDIKRGYFGCNKVNSSMHAPPMNSKLDDQISCHDCTTDQGCPVFCPAGSYLKQSILCVSCPKGTYSSGNKMNFTTLACKRCLPGHFNANPGSSRCQPCKAGTYTGKHGSTVCTPCKNDLFTSGKGQASCSKMSTGCMVLTVCVSVLIVVPLILLLCQCRKNSAKTTSSCTGLQNGKYRQMREPGNVTVQVAH; encoded by the exons ATGAAGATGGCGTCTCGTCAATCTTGCCTGCACCTTGAGATATTTCTTCTGCTGATTGCCTCCGCGCTCGGTGACTTATACCTCAGTAACTCAGTGAACCTGTATGTGGATGGTTCCAAAGGAAAGGATGTGGATTCGTGTGGTGCGCAGATAGAACCTTGTAAAACTGTACAGTTCGCTGTAGGGAGAAGTCTGCAAACTGCTGCTCGGTCTGCCATGATTACCGTGGCTTCTGGGCTGTACACAGGCCAATCAATCAGGGTAGAATGTAAGGACGGGCACCCTGGAGCTTATGTTATCCGAGGAGA CTCTGCTCATGATGTTACCTTGACGTTTTCCTTGGACATCAGAGAGTGCAATTTCACATTCAGCAACATTTTATGGACAACCACAAACTCAACGAACGCTCTGCTAATAAACCCAGTAGCATCAATCCTGTCCATGCATAACTGCACATTCCAAAATAGTCGATTCAGTATTGTTAGCTCAGGGTCTGATCTACAATTGACTCATACTAGGACAAGTAACTGCACTGGATGGATAGAGGGATCACCCACTTTTTCTGTATCCTCCCTTTCAGGAAGGGATAGCACGGTTTTTATAAGTGATTGTAGCTTTGCTCACAACCGTGGAACTATTCTTTCAGCCAAGGACCTAGATCAAGTTTTACTTAAAGACAGTTCTTTTACAAACAATAAGATTGGGAGCCAAGGAAGTCTCATTCAAGCAAGTGCTCAAAACGTCACACTGTCAAGCTCCATATTCTATCAGAACACTGGAAGTGTTTTAAAGATCGCAGTTGTTGGTGTAACAGGAATGTCAAGCACTATCTTCAAGGATAATGTGGTCCTTGGGGGATCTTTAATTGAAGTAACTGACGAAGGTCTTGTTGATATTGATGATAGTTCATTTCTTGGTACATATGGGACAGCTGTTGCACCTGTGCTTAATGTTAAAAGTAAAGTCACTAAAGTAGACATCAAG AGAGGCTATTTTGGCTGCAACAAAGTGAACAGCAGTATGCATGCTCCTCCCATGAACAGCAAGTTAGATGATCAGATCAGTTGCCATGACTGCACCACAGACCAAGGATGTCCTG tgttctgCCCTGCAGGAAGTTACCTAAAGCAATCCATATTGTGTGTATCCTGCCCTAAAGGGACGTATAGCTCAGGAAATAAGATGAATTTCACAACTCTTGCTTGCAAAAG GTGCCTGCCTGGTCACTTCAATGCCAATCCAGGAAGCAGTAGATGCCAACCCTGCAAGGCTGGTACATATACCGGAAAACATGG ATCAACTGTTTGCACACCTTGTAAAAACGACTTGTTTACATCAGGCAAGGGACAAGCAAGTTGTTCAAAAA TGTCCACTGGTTGCATGGTACTCACTGTCTGTGTGTCTGTCCTGATAGTAGTCCCCCTTATCTTACTGTTGTGCCAGTGTAGAAAGAATTCAGCAAAGACCACATCTTCCTGCACAGGGCTGCAAAACGGCAAATATCGACAAATGCGCGAACCAGGCAATGTTACTGTACAGGTGGCACATTGA
- the LOC5508242 gene encoding uncharacterized protein LOC5508242 isoform X2: MKMASRQSCLHLEIFLLLIASALGDLYLSNSVNLYVDGSKGKDVDSCGAQIEPCKTVQFAVGRSLQTAARSAMITVASGLYTGQSIRVECKDGHPGAYVIRGDSAHDVTLTFSLDIRECNFTFSNILWTTTNSTNALLINPVASILSMHNCTFQNSRFSIVSSGSDLQLTHTRTSNCTGWIEGSPTFSVSSLSGRDSTVFISDCSFAHNRGTILSAKDLDQVLLKDSSFTNNKIGSQGSLIQASAQNVTLSSSIFYQNTGSVLKIAVVGVTGMSSTIFKDNVVLGGSLIEVTDEGLVDIDDSSFLGTYGTAVAPVLNVKSKVTKVDIKRGYFGCNKVNSSMHAPPMNSKLDDQISCHDCTTDQGCPVFCPAGSYLKQSILCVSCPKGTYSSGNKMNFTTLACKRCLPGHFNANPGSSRCQPCKAGTYTGKHGSTVCTPCKNDLFTSGKGQASCSKMSTGFLMLTVCYAYCHWLPGTYYLCVI; the protein is encoded by the exons ATGAAGATGGCGTCTCGTCAATCTTGCCTGCACCTTGAGATATTTCTTCTGCTGATTGCCTCCGCGCTCGGTGACTTATACCTCAGTAACTCAGTGAACCTGTATGTGGATGGTTCCAAAGGAAAGGATGTGGATTCGTGTGGTGCGCAGATAGAACCTTGTAAAACTGTACAGTTCGCTGTAGGGAGAAGTCTGCAAACTGCTGCTCGGTCTGCCATGATTACCGTGGCTTCTGGGCTGTACACAGGCCAATCAATCAGGGTAGAATGTAAGGACGGGCACCCTGGAGCTTATGTTATCCGAGGAGA CTCTGCTCATGATGTTACCTTGACGTTTTCCTTGGACATCAGAGAGTGCAATTTCACATTCAGCAACATTTTATGGACAACCACAAACTCAACGAACGCTCTGCTAATAAACCCAGTAGCATCAATCCTGTCCATGCATAACTGCACATTCCAAAATAGTCGATTCAGTATTGTTAGCTCAGGGTCTGATCTACAATTGACTCATACTAGGACAAGTAACTGCACTGGATGGATAGAGGGATCACCCACTTTTTCTGTATCCTCCCTTTCAGGAAGGGATAGCACGGTTTTTATAAGTGATTGTAGCTTTGCTCACAACCGTGGAACTATTCTTTCAGCCAAGGACCTAGATCAAGTTTTACTTAAAGACAGTTCTTTTACAAACAATAAGATTGGGAGCCAAGGAAGTCTCATTCAAGCAAGTGCTCAAAACGTCACACTGTCAAGCTCCATATTCTATCAGAACACTGGAAGTGTTTTAAAGATCGCAGTTGTTGGTGTAACAGGAATGTCAAGCACTATCTTCAAGGATAATGTGGTCCTTGGGGGATCTTTAATTGAAGTAACTGACGAAGGTCTTGTTGATATTGATGATAGTTCATTTCTTGGTACATATGGGACAGCTGTTGCACCTGTGCTTAATGTTAAAAGTAAAGTCACTAAAGTAGACATCAAG AGAGGCTATTTTGGCTGCAACAAAGTGAACAGCAGTATGCATGCTCCTCCCATGAACAGCAAGTTAGATGATCAGATCAGTTGCCATGACTGCACCACAGACCAAGGATGTCCTG tgttctgCCCTGCAGGAAGTTACCTAAAGCAATCCATATTGTGTGTATCCTGCCCTAAAGGGACGTATAGCTCAGGAAATAAGATGAATTTCACAACTCTTGCTTGCAAAAG GTGCCTGCCTGGTCACTTCAATGCCAATCCAGGAAGCAGTAGATGCCAACCCTGCAAGGCTGGTACATATACCGGAAAACATGG ATCAACTGTTTGCACACCTTGTAAAAACGACTTGTTTACATCAGGCAAGGGACAAGCAAGTTGTTCAAAAA TGTCCACTGGTTTCCTCATGCTCACTGTCTGTTATGCTTACTGTCACTGGTTGCCTGGAACTTATTATCTATGTGTCATCTAA
- the LOC5508223 gene encoding SRA stem-loop-interacting RNA-binding protein, mitochondrial isoform X1, whose amino-acid sequence MASARNIANKLFVAKLPWTACRESLTEHFKQYGQILSSKVMFDLKSGRSKKYGFVFFKDEEACEKAMGNQPHFIEGQKVFVELMTTPPAGSSESRNPRRNRQNER is encoded by the exons ATGGCGTCTGCGAGGAATATCGCTAACAAATTGTTTGTAGCTAAATTGCCGTGGACTGCGTGCCGAG AAAGCTTAACAGAGCACTTCAAACAGTATGGTCAAATTCTCTCCAGTAAGGTCATGTTT GATCTGAAGTCTGGTCGTTCTAAAAAGTATGGTTTTGTATTCTTCAAAGATGAAGAAGCTTGTGAGAAAGCCATGGGAAACCAGCCACACTTTATTGAAGGTCAAAAG GTATTTGTTGAGTTAATGACAACCCCACCAGCAGGAAGTAGTGAGAGCAGAAATCCAAGAAGAAATCGACAAAATGAGCGATAA
- the LOC5508223 gene encoding glycine-rich RNA-binding protein isoform X2: MESLTEHFKQYGQILSSKVMFDLKSGRSKKYGFVFFKDEEACEKAMGNQPHFIEGQKVFVELMTTPPAGSSESRNPRRNRQNER; the protein is encoded by the exons atgg AAAGCTTAACAGAGCACTTCAAACAGTATGGTCAAATTCTCTCCAGTAAGGTCATGTTT GATCTGAAGTCTGGTCGTTCTAAAAAGTATGGTTTTGTATTCTTCAAAGATGAAGAAGCTTGTGAGAAAGCCATGGGAAACCAGCCACACTTTATTGAAGGTCAAAAG GTATTTGTTGAGTTAATGACAACCCCACCAGCAGGAAGTAGTGAGAGCAGAAATCCAAGAAGAAATCGACAAAATGAGCGATAA
- the LOC5508224 gene encoding MFS-type transporter SLC18B1, with protein MDSPEDPYIAPLASGELEINRVDLGKVGLKMEEMVPLDLSDEPRKPSRLRLFKCPVIGLKMLLLAEMSVVLFFNFASFSILATFFPNVALDRGADRTQIGLIFGAYPAIAFPASLVYGALIPLIGTEKLLLAGIFTNGITVVLFGFVPLATSARLFISMCFLLRVLAAIGGAACETTVRAIVLTEFSDNVGFSMGLLSTSTQLGFTVGPFLGGILYSLGGFMLPFAVIGGLLLALLFLVCYALPKQTADPSNLEKGPMTQALTIPGVLLMGMAINVNIIGLAFLDPTLAPHVFSIDPSMATAIVGLIFLISGLSAAALSPVVGTLCDKKGCFSESVIFGLVICGISLLLVGPSPAFNLFLPSAIWLVCIANVLNGASTAFVIAPSVSVMSDHVSAAGMPDDIATNGAVSGIVTAALNCGSFLGAFGGGVLNDWLSFSTAATVVAVLQFLQAVSIWLFNFFWR; from the exons ATGGATTCCCCAGAAGACCCGTACATCGCCCCCCTCGCGTCTGGTGAATTAGAGATCAACAGGGTGGATTTGGGTAAAGTCGGGCTCAAGATGGAGGAAATGGTGCCGCTGGATTTGTCGGACGAACCCAGAAAGCCGTCAAGACTAAGATTGTTTAAGTGCCCAGTTATTGGACTGAAGATGCTCTTACTCGCTGAAATGTCTGTGGtgttatttttcaattttgcaTCTTTTAGTATTCTTGCGACTTTCTTCCCAAATGTG GCCCTTGACCGCGGCGCTGACCGTACGCAGATTGGTTTAATTTTTGGAGCGTACCCCGCCATTGCGTTCCCTGCATCGCTTGTGTACGGCGCTTTG ATCCCTCTCATCGGTACTGAGAAGCTGCTTCTTGCGGGGATATTTACTAATGGCATTACCGTTGTACTATTTGG gttcgtTCCCTTGGCGACTTCAGCACGCTTGTTCATCAGCATGTGCTTCTTACTGCGAGTCCTGGCCGCGATAGGAGGGGCAGCGTGCGAGACGACAGTCAGAGCCATCGTGCTGACGGAGTTCAGCGACAACGTGGGCTTTTCTATG GGTTTGCTATCTACTTCCACCCAGCTAGGCTTCACCGTAGGCCCCTTCCTTGGGGGGATATTATACTCG CTTGGCGGATTCATGCTGCCGTTCGCTGTGATCGGAGGACTTCTCCTCGCTCTACTGTTTCTTGTGTGCTACGCTTTGCCTAAACAAA CGGCAGATCCTTCAAACCTCGAGAAAGGTCCTATGACACAAGCTCTTACTATACCGGGGGTTTTATTAATGG GTATGGCTATTAATGTTAATATTATCGGGCTGGCATTCCTGGACCCGACACTAGCACCACATGTTTTTTCG ATCGACCCAAGTATGGCCACCGCAATCGTCGGTCTGATCTTCCTGATCAGCGGTTTGTCCGCGGCTGCGCTCTCACCTGTTGTCGGTACTCTGTGTGACAAAAAG GGGTGTTTCTCGGAATCTGTCATATTTGGTCTTGTCATTTGCGGCATTTCGTTGCTTTTAGTTGGACCGTCTCCCGCCTTCAATTTGTTCCTTCCGAG TGCTATTTGGCTCGTGTGCATCGCGAATGTCCTGAACGGCGCGTCTACAGCTTTTGTGATTGCTCCTTCAGTCAGCGTCATGTCCGATCACGTCAG TGCTGCCGGCATGCCGGACGACATCGCTACCAATGGAGCAGTGTCAGGGATCGTTACGGCCGCGTTGAATTGCGG GTCGTTTCTCGGTGCTTTCGGAGGCGGTGTATTGAATGACTGGCTTTCTTTCTCCACCGCAGCCACT GTCGTTGCTGTTCTTCAATTCTTACAG GCTGTCTCGATTTGGCTTTTCAATTTCTTCTGGAGGTAA
- the LOC5508225 gene encoding C-type lectin 1 gives MATPLLLLLFVLTAVGIDAYPTCFSTESQQGRVLVNIVISRVSTISFQRCFYKCSKEQNCFSFNLNFKLGVCELNNATHFSSPHNMVPADGAMYMIYPQHRHVCSNSLCGHHGNSTCVMNAGGVSYSCQEKGGNSSAGCKAGWDWHDGLCYKCHCKSSSMATWSRAQQTCESEGGNLVSIHDSTQNLLVRKIKPDYKLMWIRLNDRDAEGQYKWSDGSEVGFTPWDFGEPVNVTGLEDCAVQRYSEFVMMPCTDLQRFLCVYKP, from the exons ATGGCCAcccctttgttgttgttgttgttcgtTCTCACAGCTGTCGGAATTGATGCCTACCCAACATGCTTTTCGACCGAGTCCCAACAAGGCCGAGTTCTTGTCAACATCGTTATTTCCCGAGTATCAACGATTTCTTTCCAACGCTGCTTCTATAAGTGCTCCAAAGAACAAAACTGTTTCAGTTTTAACCTGAATTTCAAACTCGGTGTTTGCGAACTAAACAACGCAACGCATTTTTCGAGCCCGCATAACATGGTGCCAGCAGATGGTGCAATGTACATGATCTACCCCCAGCATCGCCACGTCTGCAGCAACAGCTTGTGTGGTCACCATGGGAACAGCACATGCGTGATGAATGCCGGTGGTGTCAGTTATAGCTGTCAAGAAAAAGGCGGCAACAGCTCGGCAG GCTGCAAAGCAGGCTGGGATTGGCATGACGGACTCTGTTACAAATGTCACTGCAAAAGCTCTAGCATGGCAACGTGGTCTCGAGCTCAACAAACGTGCGAATCCGAGGGTGGGAACCTCGTCTCCATTCACGACAGCACACAAAACCTTCTTGTTAGAAAGATCAAGCCAGACTATAAACTGATGTGGATTAGGCTTAACGATAGAGATGCGGAGGGACAATACAAATGGTCCGATGGTAGCGAGGTTGGTTTTACTCCTTGGGACTTTGGTGAGCCTGTTAATGTGACCGGGTTAGAGGACTGCGCTGTTCAGCGTTACAGCGAATTTGTAATGATGCCCTGCACGGATCTCCAAAGATTCCTCTGTGTTTATAAGCCGTGA